The following are encoded together in the Neomonachus schauinslandi chromosome 15, ASM220157v2, whole genome shotgun sequence genome:
- the TMEM256 gene encoding transmembrane protein 256 — translation MAGPGAAFRRLGALSGAGALGLASYGAHGAQFPDAYGKELFEKANKHHFIHSLALIGVPHCRKPLWAGLLLASGTTLFCTSFYYQALSGDPSIQTLAPVGGSLLILGWLALAP, via the exons ATGGCCGGGCCGGGGGCTGCGTTCCGCCGCTTGGGCGCCTTGTCCGGAGCCGGGGCCTTAGGCTTGGCCTCCTACGGGGCGCACG GCGCCCAGTTTCCGGATGCCTACGGGAAGGAG CTCTTTGAGAAGGCCAACAAACACCACTTCATACACAGCCTGGCCCTGATAGGGGTGCCCCACTGCAGAAAGCCCCTCTGG GCCGGATTACTGCTAGCCTCTGGAACCACCTTATTCTGCACCAGCTTTTACTACCAGGCTCTGAGTGGAGACCCCAGCATCCAGACTTTGGCCCctgtgggagggagcctgctCATCTTGGGCTGGCTTGCCTTGGCTCCTTGA
- the NLGN2 gene encoding neuroligin-2, which yields MWLLALCLVGLAGAQRGGGGPGGGSPGGPGLGLSSLGEERFPVVNTAYGRVRGVRRELNNEILGPVVQFLGVPYATPPLGARRFQPPEAPASWPGVRNATTLPPACPQNLHGALPAIMLPVWFTDNLEAAAAYVQNQSEDCLYLNLYVPTEDGPLTKKRDEATLNPPDTDIRDSGKKPVMLFLHGGSYMEGTGNMFDGSVLAAYGNVIVATLNYRLGVLGFLSTGDQAAKGNYGLLDQIQALRWLSENIAHFGGDPERITIFGSGAGASCVNLLILSHHSEGLFQKAIAQSGTAISSWSVNYQPLKYTRLLAAKVGCDREDSAEAVECLRRKPSRELVDQDVQPARYHIAFGPVVDGDVVPDDPEILMQQGEFLNYDMLIGVNQGEGLKFVEDSAESEDGVSASAFDFTVSNFVDNLYGYPEGKDVLRETIKFMYTDWADRDNGEMRRKTLLALFTDHQWVAPAVATAKLHADYQSPVYFYTFYHHCQAEGRPEWADAAHGDELPYVFGVPMVGATDLFPCNFSKNDVMLSAVVMTYWTNFAKTGDPNQPVPQDTKFIHTKPNRFEEVVWSKFNSKEKQYLHIGLKPRVRDNYRANKVAFWLELVPHLHNLHAELFPTTTRLPPYAXXXXXXXXXXXXXXXRPPPPATLPPEPEPEPGPRAYDRFPGDSRDYSTELSVTVAVGASLLFLNILAFAALYYKRDRRQEMRCRRLSPPGGSGPGAPGGGALLPAAGRELPPEEELVSLQLKRAGGVGADPAEALRPACPPDYTLALRRAPDDVPLLAPGALTLLPSGLGPPPPPPPPSLHPFGPFPPPPAKDTHPNNTLPHPHSTTRV from the exons ATGTGGCTCCTGGCGCTGTGTCTGGTGGGGCTGGCAGGGGCTCaacgggggggagggggtcccgGCGGCGGCTCCCCGGGCGGCCCGGGCCTGGGCCTCAGCAGCCTCGGGGAGGAGCGCTTCCCAGTGGTGAACACGGCCTACGGGCGAGTGCGCGGCGTGCGGCGCGAGCTCAACAACGAGATCCTGGGCCCCGTCGTGCAGTTTTTGGGCGTGCCCTACGCCACGCCACCCCTGGGCGCCCGCCGCTTCCAGCCGCCCGAGGCCCCCGCCTCGTGGCCCGGCGTGCGCAACGCCACCACCCTGCCGCCCGCCTGCCCGCAGAACCTGCACGGGGCGCTGCCCGCCATCATGCTGCCCGTGTGGTTCACCGACAACTTGGAGGCGGCCGCCGCCTACGTGCAGAACCAGAGCGAGGACTGCCTGTATCTCAACCTCTACGTGCCCACCGAGGACG GTCCGCTCACAAAAAAACGTGACGAGGCGACGCTCAATCCGCCAGACACAG ATATCCGGGACTCTGGGAAGAAGCCGGTGATGCTGTTTCTGCACGGCGGCTCCTACATGGAGGGCACCGGGAATATGTTCGATGGTTCCGTGCTGGCCGCCTATGGCAACGTCATCGTGGCCACGCTCAACTACCGGCTGGGGGTGCTCG GCTTTCTCAGCACCGGGGACCAGGCTGCAAAAGGCAACTATGGACTCCTGGACCAGATCCAGGCCCTGCGCTGGCTCAGTGAGAACATTGCCCACTTTGGGGGTGACCCCGAGCGCATCACCATCTTTGGATCGGGGGCCGGGGCCTCCTGCGTCAACCTTCTGATCCTCTCTCACCATTCGGAAG GGTTGTTCCAGAAGGCCATCGCCCAGAGCGGCACGGCCATCTCCAGCTGGTCTGTCAACTACCAGCCGCTCAAATACACGCGGCTGCTGGCCGCCAAAGTGGGCTGCGACCGGGAGGACAGCGCCGAGGCCGTGGAGTGCCTGCGCCGGAAGCCCTCCCGGGAGCTGGTGGACCAGGACGTGCAGCCCGCCcg CTACCACATCGCCTTCGGGCCCGTGGTGGACGGTGACGTCGTCCccgatgaccctgagatcctcaTGCAGCAGGGCGAATTCCTCAACTATGACATGCTCATTGGCGTCAACCAAGGAGAAGGCCTCAAGTTCGTAGAGGACTCCGCAGAGAGCGAGGACGGCGTGTCCGCCAGCGCCTTTGACTTCACCGTCTCCAACTTTGTGGACAACCTGTACGGCTACCCGGAGGGCAAGGACGTGCTTCGGGAGACCATCAAGTTTATGTACACCGACTGGGCCGACCGGGACAATGGCGAAATGCGGAGAAAGACTCTGCTGGCGCTCTTTACAGACCACCAGTGGGTGGCGCCGGCTGTGGCCACCGCCAAGCTGCACGCTGACTACCAGTCCCCTGTCTACTTTTATACCTTCTACCACCACTGCCAGGCTGAGGGCCGGCCCGAGTGGGCAGACGCGGCGCACGGGGACGAGCTGCCCTACGTCTTTGGCGTGCCCATGGTGGGCGCCACCGACCTCTTCCCCTGCAACTTCTCCAAGAATGACGTCATGCTCAGCGCTGTGGTCATGACCTACTGGACCAACTTCGCCAAGACTGG CGACCCCAACCAGCCAGTGCCGCAGGACACCAAGTTCATCCACACCAAGCCCAACCGCTTCGAGGAGGTGGTGTGGAGCAAGTTCAACAGCAAGGAGAAACAGTACCTGCACATCGGCCTGAAGCCGCGCGTGCGCGACAACTACCGCGCCAACAAGGTGGCCTTCTGGCTGGAGCTCGTGCCGCACCTGCACAACCTGCACGCGGAGCTCTTCCCCACCACCACGCGCCTGCCCCCCTACGC NNNNNNNNNNNNNNNNNNNNNNNNNNNNNNNNNNNNNNNNNNNNNNCGCCCGCCGCCGCCCGCCACCCTGCcgcccgagcccgagcccgagccggGCCCCCGCGCCTACGACCGCTTCCCCGGGGACTCCCGGGACTACTCCACCGAGCTCAGCGTCACGGTGGCCGTGGGCGCCTCGCTGCTCTTCCTCAACATCCTGGCCTTCGCCGCGCTCTACTACAAGCGCGACCGGCGGCAGGAGATGCGGTGCCGGCGGCTCAGCCCCCCCGGCGGCTCGGGCCCCGGGGCGCCCGGCGGGGGCGCCCTGCTCCCCGCCGCCGGCCGCGAGCTGCCGCCCGAGGAGGAGCTGGTGTCCCTGCAGCTGAAGCGGGCCGGGGGCGTCGGGGCGGACCCCGCCGAGGCCCTGCGCCCCGCCTGCCCGCCCGACTACACCCTGGCGCTGCGCCGGGCGCCGGACGACGTGCCTCTGCTGGCCCCCGGGGCCCTGACCCTGCTGCCCAGCGGCCTGgggcccccgccgcccccgccgcccccctccctccaccccttcggGCCCTTCCCCCCGCCGCCCGCTAAAGACACGCATCCTAATAACACGCTACCGCACCCGCACTCCACCACTCGGGTATAG
- the SPEM1 gene encoding spermatid maturation protein 1 translates to MAMAERPRPGWASYHSSNTNSCQDLGNSILLLLGLIICINISINMVTLLWRRLRGFLHQVFHIVYEKEASKSSSPGKQPQPPKQSAPAVHLRCTVDPVKMTVTPPPTRHHRHRGSSGRRAHRPVAWAPDTDDDEKPPHQHPAVCSHHWDQPADWQGFQSSQGFWAPWPQDAVEPPPQTIRFQQTVEGRPLKGEMRSELGLEAYVYPVNPPPPSPQALSHKNSGAGAQAELEACAPSPPAPPPVQGPAIVPDIPRRRSSGRVVYDARDVRRRLRELTREVEALSHCYPLGSPSSNVAEGTGKDWVYRSVAER, encoded by the exons ATGGCCATGGCTGAGCGGCCACGGCCCGGGTGGGCTTCGTATCACAGCTCCAACACCAACAGTTGTCAGGACCTGGGCAACTCCATCCTGTTGCTCCTGGGCCTCATCATCTGCATTAATATTAGCATCAATATGGTGACGCTG CTCTGGCGCCGGCTCCGTGGCTTCTTACACCAAGTGTTCCATATTGTTTATGAGAAAG AAGCTTCTAAGTCATCCTCACCGGGGAAGCAGCCCCAGCCTCCGAAGCAGAGCGCCCCTGCAGTCCACCTCCGATGCACCGTGGACCCTGTGAAAATGACTGTGACCCCCCCACCCACTCGCCACCACCGCCACCGGGGCTCTTCCGGCCGCCGTGCCCACCGCCCGGTAGCCTGGGCCCCTGACACGGACGACGACGAGAAGCCCCCACACCAGCACCCGGCAGTGTGCTCCCACCACTGGGATCAGCCGGCAGACTGGCAGGGCTTCCAGTCCAGCCAGGGCTTCTGGGCTCCCTGGCCCCAGGATGCCGtggagccccctccccagaccATTCGCTTCCAGCAGACCGTAGAAGGAAGGCCCCTCAAAGGAGAGATGCGGTCAGAGCTGGGCCTCGAGGCCTACGTGTACCCGGTGAACCCCCCGCCCCCGAGCCCACAGGCCCTGAGCCACAAGAACAGTGGGGCGGGGGCCCAGGCCGAGCTGGAGGCGtgcgccccctccccgccggccCCGCCGCCCGTCCAGGGCCCAGCCATTGTCCCTGACATCCCCCGGCGCCGCTCCTCGGGCCGCGTGGTCTACGACGCCCGAGACGTGCGGCGGCGGCTCCGGGAGCTGACCCGCGAGGTGGAGGCCCTGTCCCACTGTTACCCCCTGGGCTCCCCATCCAGCAACGTGGCCGAGGGCACGGGCAAGGACTGGGTGTACCGTTCTGTGGCAGAGAGGTGA
- the SPEM2 gene encoding uncharacterized protein SPEM2, with protein MENQLWYDNVGCCNQHQEHLQDPEDILLLLLGLVALVNIGINVVTVMWHGLQNALDKMLCWINQKSETLQACEGSTKDPPAKARDVHIHCTLEPVEVKLARPTCYPSSSCRRLGNPRPRRRGPHQRLGHHRPCSHQWGLKNQRHFPHNPSAFRSPRRGRKMSQLPGVSPFDQEDLDSDVEQEEDLAFPLPKYPRGGWGRLYPQMGLPPSLGLRGRQGGILASLPPPSLYLSPELRRMPKRVEAKSELRLQSYGPHCSRSRIWGTMEAEQWASSLPALCLLPPNPSWVPAGYDPYPSSGQLLYDSRDQRRRGLEGSEPPPTLVSRGFLQAHPRSLPGHGHGHGHAYGQPTRSPHPSTGHLSYSPREPHEVRRRAAEWAEALPARHPLTASTSLTMLGETSYQRAPAPSSARLPHSNQPLPEVQAPEVPQPQPTFVPLSRNPGGTAGYQVYDSLELKRQVQESRARATSLPPPSPSASRPSVPRSRTGKLH; from the exons ATGGAAAACCAGCTTTGGTACGACAACGTGGGGTGCTGCAATCAACACCAGGAACACCTCCAGGATCCGGAAGACATACTGCTTCTGCTGCTGGGCCTCGTAGCTCTCGTCAACATTGGGATCAACGTGGTAACTGTG ATGTGGCATGGTCTCCAGAATGCCTTAGACAAGATGCTCTGTTGGATTAATCAGAAAA GTGAAACCTTGCAGGCTTGTGAAGGTTCCACCAAAGATCCCCCCGCCAAGGCCCGAGACGTCCACATCCACTGCACCCTGGAGCCCGTGGAAGTGAAGCTGGCCCGGCCCACTTGCtacccctcttcctcctgccGCCGGCTGGgcaacccccgcccccgccgccgcggCCCCCACCAGCGCCTCGGCCACCACCGTCCCTGCAGCCACCAGTGGGGGCTGAAGAACCAGAGGCACTTCCCCCACAACCCCTCAGCCTTCCGTAGCCCCCGTCGCGGCCGCAAGATGTCGCAGCTGCCGGGGGTGTCCCCCTTTGACCAGGAGGACCTGGACTCCGACGTGGAGCAGGAGGAGGACCtggccttccccctccccaagtACCCACGGGGCGGCTGGGGCAGGCTTTACCCGCAGATGGgcctgccccccagcctgggGCTGCGGGGCCGCCAGGGTGGGATCCTGGCCAGCCTGCCGCCACCCTCTCTCTACCTGTCACCCGAGCTGCGCCGCATGCCCAAGCGTGTGGAGGCCAAGTCGGAGCTGAGGCTGCAGTCCTACGGGCCCCACTGCTCCCGGTCCCGAATCTGGGGCACTATGGAGGCAGAGCAGTGGGCCTCGTCTCTGCCCgctctctgcctgctgcccccgaATCCCTCCTGGGTCCCCGCGGGGTACGACCCTTACCCGTCCAGCGGCCAGCTGCTCTACGACTCCAGGGATCAGCGGCGGCGGGGCCTGGAGGGCTCTGAGCCTCCGCCCACGCTGGTGTCCCGGGGCTTCCTCCAGGCGCACCCACGGAGCCTCCccggccacggccacggccacggccacgcTTACGGCCAGCCCACCCGCAGCCCGCACCCATCCACGGGTCACCTGAGCTACAGCCCCCGGGAACCCCACGAGGTCCGGCGCCGGGCCGCCGAATGGGCTGAGGCCCTGCCCGCCCGGCACCCTCTGACGGCCTCCACCTCCCTCACCATGCTGGGCGAGACCTCCTACCAGCGGGCCCCGGCCCCCAGCTCGGCCCGGCTCCCCCATTCCAACCAGCCCCTGCCCGAAGTCCAGGCTCCCGaggtcccccagccccagcccacctTTGTGCCGCTCAGCAGGAACCCCGGGGGCACTGCCGGCTACCAGGTCTATGACAGCCTGGAGCTGAAGCGGCAGGTGCAGGAGAGCCGAGCGCgggccacctccctgcccccgccGTCCCCCTCCGCCTCGCGGCCCTCGGTGCCCAGGAGCCGGACCGGGAAGCTGCACTGA
- the SPEM3 gene encoding LOW QUALITY PROTEIN: uncharacterized protein SPEM3 (The sequence of the model RefSeq protein was modified relative to this genomic sequence to represent the inferred CDS: deleted 1 base in 1 codon), whose amino-acid sequence MGERAHHGAQVCSGTNPRKCQDLGDSILLILGSFILLNVGINVVTLLWRHLKSSLRILFHHFYPKDKRPSYTGGHPMCTHCSMDAKNLCSRVSSRFHGRPGFLVGYPNHLNSWIPDTNDEKASGCCWMPPQCGHAGAPLDAPGGPWKEGVMGAGEAPQVTALKARARFNSRHQAPSQFPRMSKVDMVPLLLPHESKTNTPDYDPAHAPAQTQTHSPAHTPEHSTPLARAQTQMQTSSPAHTHEHSTPKAQAQAQTQTSPRAHAPEPTTCQAHSSSLAHAPEHTTPWAQTCSPAHTLEHNLPQAQIHSLAQAPEYKPLQARTCSAALTPEHITPQAQTCSPAHAAEHTPVLVHGPEHTSVQAHTYSPGFTPEHTQHTPAQAHGPEHTSARPLGHTPEPVIAHAPACTLAHAHLTYTHVPHPLVPAPTSAPAPPPAPVPISRPTPDPALVMTLTTTPVSVTTRTPILTPIPSTLTAFGQGLSTGHVVYDARRVKQNVCRVCPPLKFGYSRRDVGTLPRPQEGQGLAGSGTAEPTSKQHSGDCAKPPPTGSVLGYLELGDVEWKISNDAKDKFLQPKTFPYFSFHPCSSERRNTDSQTPVYPKLLVYSKDATPSQPCFHSPTGAQSSLSTIPPPCTLSLPLTSPRSFVPHQPSDHQKPSTSMQPPTFPPTSRSSQSIPSSQFPIPPQFSKTFQPPIQPQPPELQGSRGLNQDSGLRRTSSPSKDLRVPRNPGLTQNPGLYKNPGLVQDPGLNKPPGLIQDPYLCKSPSPSQDSGLHKNLVITQDSGPQKSLGPTQNAGIFRSPCLAQPCGLHKNIPFPQTSDIQGSSGFMQNSGVYRNLEQNQETIHCKSQDLSQTTGLHNSPGPSQDSGIYKSAGNAHELGVSRSLGLPQDSCPQKSLYQDSGVNKSPGLIQTSGLHKGSGLTQDSGDYKNPGLTEDSGVNGDLGLTQDSDLRKNPSLTQATEVKRCGRTQDDGIYRSPEYIQDPNFHKYPGINQDPGPNKGPALTQDHGLPKTQSLTGESRLHKDSSLISNPNHHKNPGPAVSTDSVQVLGLPHTPKSSLCLTKSRVSEEAPRKEDAQQQLPWTSVPLSQNSSSSKPQVMIYNDLQTFSEVPLLIELQPSSRRAGSRDWVYRPVDTAPSAYQSYRRMSMPPKINWKPYCPGSGTRVGHVVFDARQRQFGVGRDKCEALSPRRGRQEASSNPWRPTRSGDISV is encoded by the exons ATGGGTGAGCGAGCCCACCACGGAGCCCAAGTATGCTCTGGCACCAACCCCAGGAAGTGCCAGGACCTAGGAGACTCGATCCTTCTGATTCTGGGCAGCTTCATCTTGCTCAACGTGGGGATCAATGTGGTGACTCTG CTCTGGAGGCATCTGAAGAGCTCCTTGCGGAttcttttccatcatttttaCCCCAAAG ACAAGCGACCCAGCTACACAGGCGGACATCCCATGTGCACGCACTGCTCCATGGACGCCAAGAACCTGTGTTCGAGAGTCTCCTCCCGCTTCCACGGGCGCCCGGGCTTCCTGGTCGGGTACCCCAACCACCTCAACTCCTGGATACCAGACACGAATGACGAGAAGGCTTCTGGGTGCTGCTGGATGCCGCCTCAGTGTGGGCACGCCGGGGCTCCCCTGGATGCTCCCGGGGGACCATGGAAGGAGGGGgtgatgggggctggggaggccccTCAGGTCACAGCCTTAAAGGCCCGGGCCCGCTTCAACTCCAGGCACCAGGCACCTTCCCAGTTCCCCAGGATGAGCAAGGTGGACATGGTTCCCCTCCTCTTGCCCCACGAGAGCAAGACCAACACCCCAGACTATGACCCAGCCCATGCCCCGGCCCAGACCCAGACCCACTCCCCAGCCCACACCCCTGAGCACAGCACCCCCCTGGCCCGGGCCCAGACCCAGATGCAGACCTCATCCCCAGCCCACACCCATGAGCACAGCACCCccaaggcccaggcccaggcccagaccCAGACCTCCCCCCGCGCCCACGCCCCTGAGCCCACCACCTGTCAGGCCCACAGCTCTTCCCTAGCCCATGCCCCTGAGCATACCACCCCCTGGGCCCAGACCTGCTCCCCAGCTCACACCCTTGAGCATAACCTGCCTCAGGCCCAGATCCATTCCCTAGCCCAAGCCCCAGAGTATAAACCCCTCCAGGCCCGTACCTGCTCTGCAGCCCTCACCCCTGAGCACATCACCCCCCAAGCCCAGACCTGCTCCCCAGCCCATGCTGCCGAGCACACCCCTGTCCTGGTCCATGGCCCCGAGCACACCTCAGTCCAGGCCCATACCTACTCCCCAGGCTTCACCCCTGAGCACACTCAGCACACCCCTGCCCAGGCCCATGGCCCTGAGCACACCTCAGCCCGTCCCCTGGGTCACACCCCTGAGCCCGTAATAGCCCATGCCCCAGCCTGCACTCTGGCCCATGCTCATCTAACCTATACCCATGTCCCTCACCCCCTGGTCCctgctcccacctctgccccagcccctcccccagctcctgtcccAATCTCTAGGCCAACCCCCGACCCAGCTCTGGTCATGACCCTGACTACCACTCCTGTCTCTGTCACCACCCGTACCCCCATCCTAACTCCTATTCCCTCTACCCTGACTGCCTTCGGCCAAGGCCTCTCCACAGGCCACGTAGTCTACGATGCCCGCAGGGTGAAACAGAATGTGTGCCGTGTGTGTCCCCCGCTAAAATTTGGGTATTCCAGAAGGGACGTGGgcaccctccccaggccccaagAGGGGCAGGGTCTGGCCGGCTCTGGGACAGCTGAGCCAACATCGAAGCAACACAGTGGGGACTGTGCCAAACCGCCCCCcacaggctccgtgctgggctaCCTGGAGCTGGGGGATGTAGAATGGAAGATCTCAAATGATGCCAAAGACAAGTTCTTACAGCCCAAGACCTTCCCTTATTTCAGCTTCCATCCCTGCAGTTCTGAGAGGAGAAACACAGACTCCCAGACTCCGGTCTACCCCAAACTCCTGGTCTACTCCAAGGATGCCACACCTTCTCAACCTTGCTTTCATTCTCCAACCGGTGCCCAGAGCTCACTGAGCACCATCCCTCCCCCATGcactctttctctgcctcttacGTCTCCCAGATCCTTTGTCCCTCATCAACCCTCCGACCACCAGAAGCCCTCCACCTCAATGCaaccccccaccttccccccaaCCTCCAGGTCTTCTCAGTCCATCCCCTCTTCCCAGTTCCCCATCCCTCCACAGTTCTCTAAGACTTTCCAACCCCCAATCCAACCCCAACCCCCTGAACTTCAGGGGAGTCGAGGCCTCAACCAAGATTCTGGCCTCCGAAGGACTTCAAGCCCTTCAAAGGACTTGAGAGTTCCCAGGAACCCAGGCCTTACCCAAAATCCAGGCCTCTACAAGAACCCAGGCCTTGTTCAAGATCCAGGCCTAAACAAGCCCCCAGGCCTTATTCAAGACCCTTATCTCTGCAAGAGTCCAAGCCCTTCCCAAGATTCTGGACTTCACAAGAATCTGGTCATTACCCAAGATTCTGGCCCCCAAAAGAGCCTAGGTCCTACTCAAAATGCAGGTATCTTTAGAAGCCCATGTCTCGCCCAACCTTGTGGCCTCCACAAGAACATACCATTTCCCCAAACTTCTGACATTCAGGGGAGCTCAGGCTTTATGCAAAACTCTGGAGTCTATAGGAATCTAGAACAAAACCAAGAGACTATACACTGTAAAAGTCAAGATCTCTCCCAAACTACTGGCCTCCATAATAGCCCAGGCCCTTCTCAAGATTCTGGAATTTACAAGAGTGCAGGTAACGCTCATGAGCTGGGAGTCTCTAGGAGTCTAGGCCTTCCCCAAGATTCTTGCCCACAGAAGAGCCTATACCAAGACTCTGGAGTCAACAAGAGCCCAGGCTTGATCCAAACCTCTGGTCTCCATAAGGGCTCAGGCCTTACCCAAGACTCCGGAGACTACAAGAATCCAGGCCTCACTGAAGATTCTGGAGTCAACGGGGACCTAGGCCTTACTCAAGATTCTGATCTCCGTAAGAATCCAAGCCTTACACAAGCCACCGAAGTCAAAAGATGTGGCCGTACACAAGACGATGGAATTTACAGGAGCCCGGAATATATCCAAGACCCTAACTTCCACAAGTACCCAGGAATTAATCAAGATCCTGGCCCCAATAAGGGCCCAGCCCTTACCCAAGACCATGGCCTCCCCAAGACTCAAAGCCTGACTGGGGAATCCAGGCTCCACAAGGATTCATCCCTTATCTCAAATCCCAACCACCACAAGAACCCAGGCCCTGCTGTAAGTACCGACTCAGTCCAAGTCTTGGGCCTACCTCACACCCCAAAGTCATCACTGTGCCTGACGAAGTCTCGTGTATCTGAGGAGGCTCCTCGGAAGGAAGATGCGCAACAGCAGCTACCATGGACTTCTGTCCCACTGAGTCAGAACTCCAGCTCCTCCAAGCCCCAGGTGATGATCTACAATGACCTGCAAACCTTCTCAGAGGTCCCTTTGCTAATTGAGCTGCAGCCATCCTCCCGGCGAGCAGGCAGCCGGGACTGGGTGTACCGTCCTGTGGATACAGCGCCCTCAGCCTACCAGAGCTATCGCCGGATGTCTATGCCTCCCAAAATCAACTGGAAGCCCTACTGCCCTGGGTCGGGCACCCGGGTAGGGCATGTGGTCTTTGATGCCCGCCAGAGACAGTTTGGGGTCGGCAGGGACAAGTGTGAAGCTCTGTCTCCCAGGCGCGGTCGCCAAGAGGCATCCAGCAAC CCCTGGAGACCAACAAGGAGTGGGGATATCAGTGTGTGA
- the TMEM102 gene encoding transmembrane protein 102: MASAVWGSAPWWGPPPPAPARPLTDIDFCSGAQLQELTQLIQELGVQESWSDAPKPGPDLLRAKDFVFSLLGLVHRRDPRFPPQAELLLLRGGIREGSLDLGPAPLGPYIRGPHYDAGFTLLVPVFSIDGTGPEVQLDVESCYAWLCLPEQIRGTSIREAWQDCLGPPVPGGRDSSHRTESEGSPKGRQSSTDQRHGDVTEPEPNVSLEKSSSNVLGPEPPGQDIIDLGFSAPPKNLNGDVTKAAVLSPVPQPWEDWEAWPTLCPAQVAAWFFASLAAVAESLFPVPGAPRLVHAARHAGFTTVLLATPGPPRRVLLFDLIPVVSVAGWPEGARSHSWAGPLASESSSFYLVPGGHTEQPGASGWQLCFARQELALKARIPAPLLQAHAAAQALLRPLVAGTRAAAPYLLRTLLYWACERLPALYLARPENAGACCLGLLDELGRVLEAGTLPHYFLSGQKLRAGDGTAALLGALAGLRGDPARALRAAVEEAKAARKGGGLAGVGGGAH, encoded by the exons ATGGCTTCCGCGGTCTGGGGGAGTGCGCCCTGGTGGGGGccgccgcccccagccccagcccggcCGCTCACGGACATCGACTTCTGCTCCGGGGCGCAGCTGCAGGAACTAACCCAGCTGATCCAGGAGCTGGGTGTGCAGGAGAGCTGGAGTGACGCGCCCAAGCCGGGACCAGACCTCCTCCGGGCCAAGGACTTTGTCTTCTCTTTGCTTG GTCTTGTTCACCGTCGGGACCCCCGCTTTCCTCCCCAAGCAGAGCTCTTGCTGCTTCGTGGTGGGATTCGCGAGGGCTCCCTGGATCTGGGACCTGCACCCCTAGGTCCTTACATCCGGGGACCTCATTACGACGCCGGCTTTACACTCCTAGTGCCCGTGTTTTCGATAGACGGCACTGGGCCGGAGGTGCAACTGGACGTGGAGTCCTGTTACGCGTGGCTGTGCCTCCCAGAGCAGATACGCGGAACCTCGATCCGGGAGGCTTGGCAGGATTGCCTAGGACCTCCAGTCCCAGGAGGACGTGATTCCAGCCACCGAACCGAAAGCGAAGGAAGTCCCAAGGGCCGGCAAAGCTCCACGGACCAGCGGCACGGTGATGTCACTGAACCTGAGCCAAACgtgtctttggaaaaatcatCGAGTAACGTTCTGGGGCCTGAGCCGCCTGGGCAAGACATAATCGATCTTGGCTTTTCTGCCCCACCGAAAAACCTGAATGGTGACGTCACCAAAGCAGCCGTCCTTAGCCCCGTCCCACAGCCGTGGGAGGATTGGGAGGCATGGCCCACCCTTTGCCCCGCCCAGGTGGCTGCGTGGTTCTTTGCTTCACTGGCCGCGGTCGCCGAGTCCCTGTTCCCGGTCCCGGGTGCCCCACGCTTGGTCCACGCAGCCCGCCACGCGGGGTTCACCACCGTCCTCCTGGCCACGCCGGGGCCCCCGCGCCGCGTCCTGCTCTTCGACCTGATTCCCGTGGTGTCCGTGGCCGGCTGGCCCGAGGGTGCTCGGAGCCACTCGTGGGCCGGCCCGCTGGCCTCCGAGTCGTCATCCTTCTACCTGGTGCCCGGCGGCCACACCGAGCAGCCGGGCGCCTCCGGCTGGCAGCTCTGCTTCGCCCGCCAGGAGCTGGCGCTCAAGGCGCGCATTCCCGCTCCGCTGCTGCAAGCGCACGCGGCGGCCCAGGCGCTGCTGCGCCCGCTGGTGGCGGGGACCCGGGCCGCGGCGCCCTACCTGCTGCGGACGCTGCTCTACTGGGCGTGCGAGCGGCTGCCCGCGCTCTATCTCGCGCGGCCCGAGAACGCGGGCGCCTGCTGCCTCGGGCTGCTGGATGAGCTGGGCCGCGTGCTCGAGGCCGGGACACTGCCCCACTATTTTCTGAGCGGCCAGAAGCTCCGTGCGGGGGATGGCACCGCGGCGCTGCTCGGGGCGTTGGCCGGGCTCCGCGGGGACCCAGCCCGCGCCCTGCGCGCCGCGGTGGAGGAGGCCAAGGCTGCGCGCAAGGGGGGCGGCTTAGCGGGGGTGGGAGGCGGGGCCCATTAA